A genomic segment from Paenibacillus sp. FSL K6-1096 encodes:
- a CDS encoding AAA family ATPase, with translation MNLQEATALIESIRANLGKVIVGKENGVNLLLTALLANGHVLLEDVPGTGKTLLAKTLARSLDCSFKRIQFTPDLLPSDLSGINYYNQKTGDFQFRPGPVFASILLADEINRATPRTQSSLLECMEERQITIDGVTHELQRPFLVIATQNPVDSQGTFPLPEAQLDRFLMRITTGYPTFEEGVHILQRFRENNPLEDTAAVATSAQIQDIQRLAAGVQVNDDLLAYMIRIVEATRTSAAVRLGASPRAAFALLRASQGYALIQGRSYCIPDDIKAVAVPVLAHRLILQRGPGVREGQSAEVVLQALRVVEVPAEPALSSRGGRVE, from the coding sequence GAATCAATCCGTGCGAATCTCGGGAAGGTCATTGTCGGTAAAGAGAATGGTGTAAATCTGCTGCTGACCGCCCTGCTGGCGAATGGTCACGTGCTGCTGGAGGATGTGCCCGGAACCGGCAAAACGCTGCTGGCCAAGACGCTGGCGCGTTCGCTGGACTGCAGCTTCAAGCGCATTCAGTTCACCCCGGACCTGTTGCCCTCCGACTTAAGCGGAATTAACTATTACAATCAGAAGACCGGCGATTTTCAGTTCCGCCCGGGTCCCGTATTCGCGAGCATTCTGCTGGCTGATGAGATTAACCGGGCCACGCCGCGCACCCAGTCGAGTCTGCTCGAATGTATGGAGGAAAGGCAGATTACCATCGACGGTGTCACTCATGAGCTGCAACGGCCGTTCCTGGTCATTGCGACCCAGAATCCGGTGGACAGCCAGGGGACTTTTCCGCTGCCGGAGGCGCAGCTTGACCGGTTCCTGATGCGGATTACCACCGGTTACCCGACCTTCGAGGAAGGCGTTCATATCCTGCAGAGATTCCGGGAAAATAACCCGCTGGAGGATACCGCTGCGGTAGCGACGTCCGCGCAGATTCAGGATATCCAGCGGCTTGCTGCCGGAGTTCAGGTTAACGATGACCTGCTTGCTTATATGATCCGCATCGTTGAAGCTACCCGGACTTCTGCAGCGGTCCGCCTGGGAGCCAGTCCGCGCGCTGCTTTTGCCCTGCTGCGCGCCTCCCAGGGCTACGCTCTGATTCAAGGCAGAAGCTACTGCATTCCGGATGACATTAAGGCCGTGGCTGTGCCTGTGCTGGCACACCGGCTGATTCTGCAGCGCGGACCGGGCGTACGCGAAGGCCAGTCGGCCGAGGTGGTGCTTCAGGCGCTGCGCGTGGTGGAGGTTCCTGCCGAGCCTGCCCTGTCGTCCAGAGGCGGAAGGGTGGAGTGA
- a CDS encoding DUF58 domain-containing protein, which yields MSLPWFIACTFLLLILVSVIYDRNALKKVSYTRYFSAKAVYAGEQVEMVEEIANKKLLPLPWLRLESSIAKGLEFGDQDNLGISSGEISQNHVSLFFLRSFRHIRRRHQVTCRERGLFVLETATMTTGDLFGLSRSTKTYPLHLELLVYPGLLRFEDLPLPVHSWLGELPVKRWIVEDPFLTAGTREYSAGDSLASINWKATARTGSMQVHQRDYTADSRLVICLNVEISDAMWRTVTDVERIELGIRYAATVADYAISQGIETRLLSNGRLDGFGARDPVDTWPIAHTEEFMGVLARFNLDRTVPMSRLLEMEAEKGEGDTDYLIITCHRGAELQAAVSSLSFLGNGVEWLDIPAEGGGKV from the coding sequence ATGTCGCTGCCGTGGTTCATTGCCTGCACTTTTCTTCTGCTGATTCTGGTGTCCGTAATCTATGACCGGAACGCGCTGAAGAAGGTTAGCTATACCCGGTATTTCTCGGCCAAGGCGGTGTATGCCGGGGAACAGGTAGAGATGGTGGAAGAAATTGCGAACAAGAAGCTGCTGCCGCTGCCCTGGCTGCGGCTGGAATCCAGCATTGCCAAGGGGCTTGAATTCGGCGACCAGGACAACCTGGGCATCAGCAGCGGGGAGATCTCGCAGAATCATGTCAGCCTGTTCTTCCTGCGGTCCTTCCGCCATATCCGGCGGCGCCATCAGGTTACCTGCCGTGAGCGGGGCCTGTTCGTGCTGGAGACGGCGACCATGACGACCGGCGATCTGTTCGGGCTAAGCCGCTCGACGAAGACGTATCCGCTGCATCTGGAGCTGCTGGTCTATCCCGGTCTGCTGCGGTTCGAGGACCTTCCCTTGCCGGTCCACAGCTGGCTGGGAGAGCTGCCGGTCAAGCGCTGGATTGTGGAAGACCCGTTCCTGACCGCCGGAACTAGGGAGTACAGCGCCGGTGACTCACTGGCGTCTATTAACTGGAAGGCAACCGCGCGTACAGGAAGTATGCAGGTGCATCAGAGAGATTATACCGCCGACTCCAGGCTGGTGATCTGCCTGAATGTAGAGATCAGCGATGCTATGTGGCGGACCGTGACCGATGTGGAGCGGATCGAGCTGGGTATCCGTTATGCGGCAACGGTGGCCGATTATGCAATCAGCCAGGGGATAGAGACCCGGCTGCTCAGCAACGGCAGACTGGATGGCTTCGGGGCAAGAGATCCTGTCGACACCTGGCCTATTGCCCATACGGAGGAATTCATGGGCGTGCTCGCCCGCTTCAATCTGGACCGCACGGTGCCGATGAGCCGCCTGCTGGAGATGGAAGCTGAGAAGGGAGAAGGCGATACGGATTATCTGATCATCACCTGCCACCGGGGAGCAGAGCTGCAGGCGGCTGTCTCCAGCCTGAGCTTCCTTGGCAACGGTGTGGAATGGCTGGATATCCCGGCTGAGGGAGGTGGCAAGGTATGA
- a CDS encoding MerR family transcriptional regulator, which translates to MAPYLRGELAKEAEINIETLRFYEKNGLLPQPERSAGGYRLYPEETLGRLIFIRNAKSCGFTLREIRKALVKSADGSIGLTDFVAVAQRKLAAVDLEIARLNGTRRKLEALRSGLLEQNRHPGVQDALDILNMNG; encoded by the coding sequence ATGGCGCCTTATCTGCGCGGCGAACTTGCCAAAGAGGCTGAGATTAATATCGAGACGCTCAGATTCTATGAGAAAAACGGGCTGCTCCCGCAGCCGGAGCGGTCCGCAGGGGGATACCGGCTATATCCGGAGGAGACGCTGGGCAGGCTCATTTTTATCCGCAATGCCAAAAGCTGCGGGTTTACACTCCGGGAGATCAGGAAGGCACTTGTTAAATCCGCTGACGGCAGCATTGGCCTAACGGACTTCGTGGCCGTTGCTCAGCGCAAGCTGGCTGCTGTCGATCTTGAGATTGCCAGGCTGAACGGCACACGGAGGAAGCTCGAAGCGTTAAGAAGCGGCCTGCTGGAGCAGAACAGACATCCCGGTGTGCAGGATGCGCTGGATATTCTCAATATGAATGGGTAA
- a CDS encoding alpha/beta hydrolase, which yields MLYPSITPLEQLQMVKDYLRLNNQFTGKTVEELRSAAAEAASQLPVLEGAVIEEITAAPFTGEWVRAEGVRNQLFAGKQTGSEAKVQLYFHGGGFISGSCATYRDLAARLSAASGAAVLTVGYRLAPEHPYPAANEDCLTAYRWLLKQGMPAGNIMLCGDSVGATLALMTLLTLRDHGDPLPAGACLLSPHADLVHLDGDSYDSCAELDPTGSREVNQRLLQAYIGDSVTSDYPALLSPLRMDLQDLPPMLIQAGQHEVLRSDAERLAEQAMAAGNSVELEIWENMWCAFQLLAAILPEAKLAIEHIGSFIKKTLQLNAPQGHLDCI from the coding sequence ATGCTGTATCCAAGTATTACTCCATTAGAACAGCTTCAGATGGTGAAGGATTATTTGCGGCTTAACAATCAGTTTACAGGCAAAACGGTAGAGGAGCTTCGCTCAGCCGCGGCAGAAGCAGCCTCGCAGTTACCTGTGCTGGAAGGGGCCGTGATTGAGGAGATCACGGCAGCCCCGTTCACTGGGGAATGGGTCAGAGCTGAAGGTGTGCGGAATCAGTTGTTTGCCGGGAAGCAAACCGGATCTGAAGCGAAGGTGCAGCTGTATTTCCATGGAGGCGGCTTTATATCGGGCAGCTGCGCTACCTACCGCGATCTGGCTGCCCGCCTCTCCGCAGCCAGCGGAGCTGCCGTACTGACGGTAGGTTACAGGCTTGCCCCAGAGCATCCTTATCCGGCGGCGAACGAAGATTGCCTCACGGCTTACCGCTGGCTGCTGAAGCAGGGCATGCCTGCCGGAAATATAATGCTATGCGGGGACTCCGTGGGGGCCACGCTTGCCCTGATGACGTTACTTACGCTGCGGGATCATGGAGACCCCCTGCCCGCCGGGGCTTGTCTGCTCTCGCCCCATGCGGATCTTGTCCATCTGGACGGGGATTCCTATGACAGCTGCGCGGAGCTGGACCCTACGGGCAGCAGGGAAGTCAATCAGCGGCTGCTTCAGGCTTACATCGGTGATTCCGTCACCAGCGATTATCCGGCGCTGCTGTCACCGCTAAGGATGGATCTTCAGGACTTGCCTCCTATGCTCATACAGGCAGGACAGCATGAGGTGCTGCGGAGCGACGCCGAGCGTCTGGCTGAGCAGGCTATGGCGGCAGGGAACAGTGTGGAGCTGGAGATTTGGGAGAACATGTGGTGTGCTTTTCAACTGCTGGCTGCGATACTGCCGGAAGCGAAGCTTGCCATTGAACATATCGGCAGCTTCATTAAAAAGACCTTGCAGCTGAACGCTCCGCAAGGCCATTTAGATTGTATCTAA
- a CDS encoding AzlD domain-containing protein: MEIRPDIFLVIFLAALVTFLPRVLPLMLLSRISIPDWGMRWLSYVPIAVMAALVAQELFIEGGKFAALSTNVELIAALPTFWVAVRTRSLLGTVVTGILSLMLLRMLF; encoded by the coding sequence ATGGAAATAAGACCTGATATCTTCCTGGTTATCTTCCTTGCTGCGCTCGTGACCTTCCTGCCCCGGGTGCTGCCGCTGATGCTGTTGAGCCGGATCTCCATCCCGGATTGGGGAATGCGCTGGCTCAGTTATGTGCCGATAGCGGTTATGGCCGCCCTGGTTGCCCAGGAGCTGTTCATAGAAGGCGGCAAATTCGCCGCCCTGTCTACGAATGTCGAGCTTATTGCGGCCCTGCCCACCTTCTGGGTAGCCGTCAGAACCCGCAGCCTGCTCGGAACGGTAGTGACCGGCATCCTGTCGCTGATGCTGCTGCGGATGCTGTTCTGA
- a CDS encoding AzlC family ABC transporter permease produces the protein MKPESISEPPLPGSSQSLDSTAVPESSDTFLQGVKDCLPTLLGYLSIGFAAGVVEKTAGLSIAEIAMISIILYAGSAQFIAAGMIAAGSSASAIVITILLVNLRHLLLSAALSPYFRHLTPLRNLLIGSLLTDETFGVAIQKSASRASISERWMHGLNITAYLNWFLANLAGAFFGQWIASPEQWGLDFALPAMFIGLLVLTIMGRRKYLLDITVGLIAMAVAVLVSILWSPSMGVIAAAIIASTIGLVIERWK, from the coding sequence ATGAAGCCAGAATCGATTTCAGAACCGCCGCTGCCCGGCAGCAGCCAAAGCTTAGACTCCACCGCCGTGCCGGAGAGCAGTGATACCTTCCTGCAAGGGGTCAAGGATTGCCTGCCAACCCTGCTCGGATATTTGAGCATCGGCTTCGCCGCAGGGGTGGTCGAGAAGACCGCCGGGCTCAGCATTGCCGAGATTGCCATGATCTCCATCATTCTGTATGCAGGCTCCGCCCAGTTCATCGCCGCCGGCATGATCGCTGCGGGGAGCAGCGCCTCCGCCATTGTCATCACCATTCTGCTGGTCAACCTGCGGCATCTGCTGTTAAGCGCAGCCTTGTCGCCTTATTTCCGTCACCTGACGCCGCTGCGCAATCTGCTGATCGGTTCGCTGCTGACGGACGAGACGTTCGGCGTAGCGATTCAGAAGAGCGCCTCCAGGGCAAGCATCAGCGAACGTTGGATGCACGGCCTTAATATTACCGCATATCTGAACTGGTTCCTGGCCAATCTCGCAGGCGCCTTCTTCGGCCAGTGGATTGCAAGCCCCGAGCAGTGGGGACTGGATTTCGCCCTGCCGGCCATGTTCATCGGGCTGCTTGTCCTGACGATTATGGGACGGCGCAAGTACCTGCTTGATATCACTGTCGGATTGATTGCCATGGCGGTAGCTGTGTTAGTCTCTATCCTATGGTCGCCAAGCATGGGCGTTATTGCTGCTGCCATTATAGCTTCAACGATTGGACTGGTGATCGAACGATGGAAATAA
- a CDS encoding beta-galactosidase: protein MKKPFAAERFELGVCYYPEHWPESMWADDYRRMVETGFTVVRLAEFAWSIFEPEEGQFQYGLFDRAIDLAHSYGLKVILGTPTATPPAWLTEQYPEVLNVTYEGVTLHHGMRRHYNYSSPKYRELCARIVTKLAEHYGSYPGVVGWQIDNELNCEINEFYSESDHAAFRAWLQERYVTLDKLNEAWGTVFWNQTYTRWSQVGLTRPTPSPRQPNPHQALDEKRFISANTIEFARIQADILRKLAPGQWVTTNGLFGHLDSHELNDELLDFFSYDSYPQFSTIGSDPSEVNPMLDRGWSLSLSVVRSISSNFCVMEQQSGPGGWVNRLDMPSPKPGQMRLWTYQSVAHGADMLLYFRWRTATMGNEIYWHGLNDYHNQPNRRVKEAEQIGRELAQIGPAFIGSKTQASIAILRDYDNEWDGEYDVWHGPFMWQSNKEWFKALQRRHIPNDVLYLRSHTTLAELARYEVLVYPHPAIMSDATAALLDQYVQQGGKLVFGCRTGYKDTTGQCYMRPFPGAARELCGVTVEEFTLVKGTRKPTSIRWPDDPEALTGADAFNDILKVEDDSVEVIATYATDYYAGKPAVTRNSRGAGEVWYYGAVFNEAAVQQMIGHLGLSSPAAGWAELPAGVELQIRAADGDAEGGIAFLLNYSEEPAEIVLKEAKTDLISGQTLSGSYTMDGYGVLVLK, encoded by the coding sequence ATGAAGAAACCTTTTGCAGCAGAACGGTTTGAACTCGGGGTCTGTTATTATCCTGAGCACTGGCCCGAATCCATGTGGGCTGACGATTACCGGCGTATGGTGGAGACCGGCTTCACGGTTGTGCGTCTGGCGGAGTTCGCCTGGTCTATCTTTGAACCGGAGGAGGGCCAGTTCCAGTACGGTCTGTTCGACCGGGCCATTGACCTGGCCCACAGCTACGGGCTGAAGGTCATTCTGGGAACGCCTACCGCCACCCCGCCCGCCTGGCTGACCGAGCAATACCCGGAGGTCTTGAATGTTACGTATGAAGGGGTGACGCTGCACCACGGAATGCGCCGCCATTACAATTACAGCAGTCCCAAGTACCGCGAGCTCTGTGCCAGAATCGTCACGAAGCTGGCCGAGCATTACGGCAGCTACCCCGGTGTTGTCGGCTGGCAGATCGACAACGAGCTGAACTGCGAGATTAATGAATTCTACTCGGAGAGCGATCACGCCGCCTTCCGCGCCTGGCTTCAGGAGAGATACGTTACGCTGGACAAGCTGAATGAGGCATGGGGCACCGTGTTCTGGAACCAGACCTATACCCGCTGGTCGCAGGTCGGCCTCACCCGCCCTACCCCGTCGCCCCGCCAGCCCAATCCGCACCAGGCTCTGGATGAGAAGCGCTTCATTTCCGCGAATACGATTGAGTTCGCCCGGATTCAGGCAGATATTCTGCGGAAGCTGGCCCCCGGCCAATGGGTAACCACCAACGGTCTGTTCGGGCATCTGGACAGCCATGAACTGAATGACGAGTTGCTGGACTTCTTCAGTTATGATTCGTACCCGCAATTCTCCACGATCGGCTCCGATCCGTCAGAGGTGAACCCGATGCTTGACCGGGGCTGGAGTCTGTCCCTGTCGGTCGTGCGTTCGATCAGCAGTAACTTCTGCGTGATGGAGCAGCAATCCGGTCCGGGCGGCTGGGTCAACCGGTTGGATATGCCATCCCCGAAGCCGGGTCAGATGCGGCTCTGGACGTACCAATCGGTCGCTCATGGGGCCGACATGCTGCTCTATTTCCGCTGGCGGACGGCCACAATGGGCAATGAGATCTACTGGCACGGGTTGAATGACTATCACAACCAGCCGAACCGGCGGGTGAAGGAAGCGGAACAGATTGGCCGGGAGCTGGCACAGATCGGTCCGGCGTTCATCGGAAGCAAGACGCAGGCGAGCATCGCGATTCTGCGTGATTATGACAATGAGTGGGACGGCGAATATGATGTGTGGCACGGCCCCTTCATGTGGCAGAGCAACAAGGAATGGTTCAAGGCGCTGCAGCGGAGACATATTCCGAATGATGTGCTGTATCTGCGCAGCCATACCACCCTTGCCGAGCTGGCCCGCTACGAGGTGCTGGTTTATCCGCATCCGGCAATCATGAGCGATGCTACGGCCGCGCTGCTGGATCAATATGTGCAGCAGGGCGGGAAGCTGGTCTTCGGCTGCCGGACAGGCTACAAGGATACGACCGGACAATGTTATATGCGGCCTTTTCCCGGGGCAGCGCGTGAGCTGTGCGGGGTAACGGTTGAAGAATTCACATTGGTCAAAGGAACGCGCAAACCGACCTCCATCCGCTGGCCGGATGATCCTGAGGCGCTGACCGGTGCCGATGCCTTCAATGACATTCTGAAGGTGGAGGACGACAGTGTTGAGGTCATAGCAACCTATGCTACCGATTACTATGCCGGCAAACCCGCGGTCACCCGTAACAGCCGCGGCGCTGGTGAGGTATGGTATTACGGGGCAGTATTCAACGAAGCCGCTGTGCAGCAGATGATCGGCCACCTGGGCCTGTCCTCCCCTGCCGCTGGCTGGGCGGAACTACCGGCCGGAGTAGAGCTTCAGATTCGTGCAGCTGACGGGGATGCCGAAGGCGGCATTGCCTTCCTGCTGAACTACAGCGAGGAACCGGCGGAGATTGTGCTGAAGGAAGCCAAGACGGATCTGATCAGCGGGCAGACGCTGTCGGGAAGCTATACGATGGACGGGTACGGCGTGCTGGTCCTGAAATAA
- a CDS encoding AraC family transcriptional regulator: MRQHWVLPQPAYAHYVCYPEMLGRYSDFPEHAERRGEGFLNSYNLHMVFGGEGYVFHEGTRIAMTRGSGFLFPRGAYQQYGSDPAQPWDVRWMHFATGLSLPMLEEADQSRGYFFTFDPGSGYEERFEEMYRLSAGYETRSEPRLSALLYEILATLMQNSEPLQGSVPLEIRHSIRLTADRIYRECEQAWTLESMARLAGYSSYHFLRLFRSIMGKTPNRYLSDCRMARAKLLLASTELSVAQIAAQSGFQQSSYFIKVFRQQEGMPPNQYRRSFRS, translated from the coding sequence ATGAGACAACACTGGGTTTTGCCGCAGCCGGCCTATGCCCATTATGTATGCTACCCGGAGATGCTGGGAAGATACAGCGATTTCCCTGAACATGCGGAGCGCAGAGGCGAAGGGTTCCTGAACAGCTACAATCTGCACATGGTATTTGGCGGAGAAGGCTATGTGTTTCATGAAGGGACGCGGATTGCGATGACTAGAGGCAGCGGGTTTCTTTTTCCGAGAGGGGCTTATCAGCAATACGGCTCTGATCCCGCGCAGCCTTGGGATGTCCGCTGGATGCACTTCGCCACGGGGCTGTCCCTGCCGATGCTGGAGGAAGCAGATCAGTCGCGGGGCTACTTCTTCACCTTCGATCCCGGGAGCGGCTACGAAGAGCGCTTCGAGGAGATGTACCGGCTCAGTGCAGGCTATGAGACGCGGAGCGAACCCCGCCTGTCCGCGCTGCTCTATGAGATTCTGGCCACGCTGATGCAGAACTCCGAGCCACTCCAAGGCTCGGTTCCGCTGGAGATCAGGCATTCCATCCGGCTGACAGCCGACAGGATCTACAGGGAATGTGAACAGGCCTGGACGCTGGAATCCATGGCCCGGCTGGCCGGTTACAGCAGCTACCACTTCCTGCGGCTGTTCCGCAGCATCATGGGAAAGACGCCGAACCGTTACTTAAGCGACTGCCGGATGGCGCGGGCCAAGCTGCTGCTGGCCTCGACCGAGCTGTCTGTTGCACAGATTGCCGCGCAGAGCGGCTTTCAGCAGTCCAGTTATTTCATCAAAGTATTCAGACAGCAGGAGGGAATGCCGCCGAACCAGTACAGACGCTCCTTCCGCTCATAG
- a CDS encoding ABC transporter permease: MKIRDISRMAWDQVKRRKVVTGLCMTGISIGCAAIIVALSVGQSAQVYVTEQVNANFKMDEIMVSPGGGIPSAGGQSAGGGSGGGDENLNQGMLTDQKLEIIRGLNHVTAASPFQEAGYLQMVTVDNKISDVKIVVTDLQKLTAYDHKFKQGGANDQVGTIVLNHGATLGLIDLETREKLFEQMSSGPFNPELYQQYEKLSTVPSELYRKQVQIQAQDYSSTSQTIKLSSPLQVGGILALPKGMDELRASYDKIMYMSPETAQQISKELTFDNSTSSSLSLPPEGSYNSVTVKVDDVANIKAVEQMIQKLSLNAQDNLYQQEMLKEQFDMIKMAALGIGVFILIIASISIIVAMTMSTHQRRRQIGIMKVLGANMGQIRNMFITEAALLGLLGGLLGVVFSYLIVMGLNKLVGSAGDGMNFFIPEMNLPVGMSFAIMTGVLSGIYPAISASRTDALTAIKRD, from the coding sequence GTGAAGATCAGAGACATTTCACGGATGGCCTGGGATCAGGTCAAAAGACGTAAGGTGGTAACAGGTCTGTGTATGACCGGCATATCCATCGGCTGCGCCGCGATCATTGTGGCCTTGAGTGTAGGCCAGTCTGCCCAGGTCTATGTCACAGAGCAAGTCAATGCCAATTTCAAGATGGATGAGATTATGGTCTCGCCGGGCGGAGGCATTCCGTCGGCCGGCGGGCAGAGCGCAGGCGGCGGATCAGGTGGCGGGGACGAGAACCTCAATCAGGGCATGTTGACCGACCAGAAGCTGGAAATTATTCGCGGACTGAACCATGTGACGGCGGCTTCGCCTTTTCAGGAGGCCGGATATCTTCAGATGGTAACGGTAGACAACAAGATCTCGGATGTGAAGATTGTGGTGACTGATCTCCAGAAGCTGACAGCCTATGACCATAAGTTCAAGCAGGGCGGGGCGAACGACCAGGTAGGAACGATAGTGCTTAATCACGGGGCTACCCTGGGCCTGATTGACCTGGAGACCCGGGAGAAGCTGTTCGAGCAGATGAGCAGCGGGCCGTTTAACCCAGAGCTGTACCAGCAGTATGAGAAGTTGTCCACGGTGCCGTCCGAATTGTACCGTAAGCAGGTCCAGATTCAGGCTCAGGATTACAGCTCTACTTCCCAGACAATCAAGCTTAGCTCTCCGCTTCAAGTGGGCGGCATTCTGGCGCTACCCAAGGGAATGGATGAACTGCGGGCCTCGTATGACAAGATTATGTATATGTCGCCGGAGACCGCCCAGCAGATCTCCAAGGAGCTGACCTTCGATAATTCCACTTCCAGCTCTCTCAGTCTCCCGCCGGAAGGAAGCTACAATTCGGTTACGGTCAAAGTAGACGATGTGGCGAACATCAAGGCGGTGGAGCAGATGATTCAGAAGCTGTCGCTGAACGCTCAAGATAATCTGTACCAGCAGGAGATGCTGAAGGAACAATTCGATATGATCAAAATGGCGGCCCTTGGCATCGGGGTATTCATCCTGATTATCGCTTCAATCTCGATTATTGTCGCGATGACGATGTCTACTCACCAGCGGCGCCGCCAGATCGGGATTATGAAGGTGCTTGGCGCCAATATGGGCCAGATCCGAAATATGTTCATTACCGAAGCGGCGCTGCTGGGGCTGCTGGGCGGCCTGCTCGGAGTGGTGTTCTCCTATCTGATCGTCATGGGACTCAACAAGCTGGTAGGCAGCGCAGGGGACGGGATGAATTTCTTCATTCCTGAGATGAATCTGCCGGTTGGAATGTCCTTTGCGATTATGACCGGCGTGCTGTCCGGGATCTATCCGGCGATCAGCGCCTCCAGAACCGATGCGCTGACTGCCATTAAACGAGACTAA
- a CDS encoding efflux RND transporter periplasmic adaptor subunit: protein MMKRTLKKSLKWIIILGIIGTAGYFGYTKFFKGGETAELPPEPMQVISFPVTEETLTSSVQVKGRSQYQQETLVYAPFASKVTAWKVENGAQVKKGDVLFTLDQSTLRNEIETAEAQNRKTKLEAELNAFVSQQEEESSTPVGTEAERLKALAAQESARLSDELNQVNAEIQAKELAEKKKKLSTAVFHAPETGIFLFDSSTERPQTVTDNQYIGKIVDLNKVEFIAQVGEQDIFRIKKGMKVAVKMTAMKDLTLSGEVKEVAKFATTTTGQNTAGQVPQFEVVISLQPDERLIGGLSLSGDIETTRKEKAIVVSNIAVIREGDKAFVMLDKGNGQYERTEIKTGMETTDKTEVLSGLKPGDTVVLQ, encoded by the coding sequence ATGATGAAGAGGACTCTAAAGAAGAGCCTGAAGTGGATCATAATCTTAGGTATTATCGGAACTGCAGGTTATTTCGGATATACCAAATTCTTCAAGGGCGGAGAGACAGCCGAGCTGCCGCCCGAACCGATGCAGGTGATCAGCTTCCCGGTAACAGAAGAGACGCTAACCAGCTCGGTGCAGGTTAAGGGCAGATCCCAATACCAGCAGGAGACGCTGGTCTACGCGCCGTTCGCTTCCAAGGTGACCGCCTGGAAGGTAGAGAACGGAGCCCAGGTCAAGAAGGGCGATGTGCTGTTCACGCTGGACCAGAGTACGCTGCGCAATGAGATTGAGACCGCAGAGGCGCAGAACCGCAAGACGAAGCTGGAGGCGGAGCTGAACGCTTTTGTCAGCCAGCAGGAGGAGGAGTCATCCACTCCGGTCGGAACAGAAGCCGAACGGCTGAAGGCTCTGGCCGCCCAGGAGTCTGCCCGCTTGAGCGATGAGCTGAACCAGGTGAATGCCGAGATTCAGGCCAAGGAGCTTGCGGAGAAGAAGAAAAAGCTCAGTACAGCCGTGTTCCACGCGCCGGAGACCGGGATCTTCCTCTTCGACAGCAGTACAGAACGGCCGCAGACGGTTACTGACAATCAGTACATCGGCAAGATTGTTGATCTGAATAAGGTGGAGTTCATTGCCCAGGTCGGCGAGCAGGATATCTTCCGCATTAAGAAAGGCATGAAGGTAGCAGTGAAGATGACTGCCATGAAGGATCTGACTCTAAGCGGTGAGGTTAAAGAAGTAGCTAAGTTTGCGACCACGACCACCGGACAGAACACCGCCGGACAGGTTCCGCAGTTCGAGGTAGTGATCTCTCTCCAGCCGGATGAGCGTCTGATCGGCGGCCTCAGCCTCAGCGGAGACATCGAAACCACCCGCAAGGAGAAGGCGATAGTCGTATCCAATATTGCTGTAATCCGCGAGGGGGATAAGGCCTTTGTCATGCTGGATAAAGGGAACGGCCAATATGAGCGGACCGAGATCAAGACCGGTATGGAAACGACAGACAAAACGGAAGTGCTGTCCGGACTGAAGCCGGGAGACACCGTTGTTCTGCAATAG